From a region of the Gossypium raimondii isolate GPD5lz chromosome 10, ASM2569854v1, whole genome shotgun sequence genome:
- the LOC128034024 gene encoding cucumisin-like, producing MGSLPKGKVSTTSLHTSMLHEVLPGNTVGSDVLLYSYHRSFNGFAAKLTKDEAAKLRGKDGVVSVFLSQRKQLHTSRSWDFMGFNRKVKRSVIESDIIVGMLDTGIWPESQSFNDTGFGPIPRKWRGTCQSSTNFTCNNKIIGARYYRANGDYSPYDYRSPRDSEGHGTHTSSTAAGGLVSKASLYGLAKGTARGGVPSARIAVYKICWYDGCYDEDILAAFDDAIADGVDIISLSVGSIFWSDYFDDTIAIGAFHSMKNGILTSNSAGNSGPSPSSITNFSPWSLSVAASTIDRKFVTKVKLGNGVTYEGTSINTFDLKGKMYPFIAGAAAPNTSQGYTSEDSRYCGPGTLDETLVKGKIVFCDYDSNADGPVEAGAIGAVFQSGRHKDYAFAYGLPLSNLNLDDGRIVFDYVNTTENPTATIFKTNVEDNQFAPFVVSFSSRGPNPVTADILKPDLTAPGVDILAAWSEALPLTETEEDTRVVSYNIISGTSMSCPHATGAAAYVKSFHPTWSPAAIKSALMTTAFPMSSENNIEAEFAYGAGHINPALAARPGLIYDAGEIDYVKFLCGQGYSPKQIKLITESKTKCSEVMNEAVWDLNYPSFALSTTPGDSVTRVFHRTVTNVGSPVSTYKAVVNAPPGLIIQVQPSVLSFKSLGQKQSFTVTIGAQLGNSMVSGSLIWDDGVHQVRSPVVAYASLLE from the exons CAATACTGTTGGATCAGATGTTTTGCTCTACAGCTACCACAGGAGCTTCAATGGCTTCGCTGCAAAATTGACCAAAGATGAAGCAGCTAAACTGAGAG GAAAAGATGGGGTGGTATCAGTTTTTCTTAGCCAAAGAAAGCAACTTCATACATCAAGGTCATGGGACTTTATGGGATTCAACAGAAAAGTGAAAAGATCGGTTATCGAAAGCGATATCATAGTCGGAATGCTTGACACCGGGATTTGGCCGGAATCTCAAAGCTTTAATGATACTGGATTCGGTCCGATTCCGAGAAAATGGAGAGGAACATGCCAAAGCTCAACCAATTTCACTTGCAACAA CAAAATAATTGGAGCTAGATATTACCGAGCTAATGGAGATTACAGTCCGTACGACTATAGATCGCCGAGAGACTCCGAAGGTCACGGGACTCATACTTCATCGACGGCTGCTGGTGGATTAGTTAGCAAGGCGAGCTTATACGGGTTAGCCAAAGGAACGGCTCGTGGTGGGGTGCCATCGGCACGCATTGCGGTTTACAAGATTTGTTGGTACGATGGTTGCTATGACGAAGACATTCTTGCAGCGTTTGACGATGCAATAGCTGATGGCGTCGACATAATCTCGCTTTCTGTCGGGAGTATTTTCTGGTCAGATTATTTTGATGATACGATTGCTATCGGAGCTTTCCATTCGATGAAAAATGGTATCTTGACATCGAATTCTGCCGGTAATAGTGGTCCCAGTCCGTCGTCAATTACAAACTTTTCGCCTTGGTCTTTATCGGTGGCTGCAAGTACCATTGATAGAAAGTTTGTCACTAAGGTCAAGCTCGGCAATGGTGTGACCTATGAG GGAACCTCTATAAACACATTCGATCTGAAGGGAAAAATGTACCCTTTCATCGCCGGTGCAGCTGCTCCTAACACGTCGCAAGGTTATACATCCGAGGACTCAAG GTATTGCGGTCCGGGAACATTGGATGAAACCTTagtgaaaggaaaaatagtttTCTGCGATTACGACAGCAATGCTGATGGTCCAGTCGAAGCCGGTGCCATCGGTGCTGTGTTCCAGAGTGGCAGGCACAAGGATTATGCTTTCGCTTACGGTTTACCTCTTTCGAACTTGAACTTGGATGACGGAAGAATTGTTTTCGACTATGTCAACACAACAGA AAACCCAACTGCAACAATATTCAAGACAAATGTCGAAGATAATCAGTTCGCTCCATTCGttgtttcattttcatcaaGAGGGCCGAACCCTGTCACAGCAGACATCCTCAAG CCTGATCTTACAGCACCAGGGGTCGACATTTTAGCAGCATGGTCTGAAGCTCTCCCATTGACAGAAACCGAAGAAGATACAAGAGTTGTTTCCTACAACATTATTTCAGGCACATCCATGTCATGTCCCCATGCGACCGGTGCAGCCGCTTATGTTAAATCATTTCATCCAACATGGTCCCCTGCCGCCATCAAATCTGCTTTAATGACAACAGCTTTTCCAATGAGTTCCGAGAACAACATCGAAGCTGAGTTTGCATACGGTGCAGGCCATATAAACCCTGCACTAGCAGCCCGACCCGGATTGATATACGATGCTGGGGAGATTGATTATGTTAAATTCTTGTGTGGACAAGGATATAGTCCTAAACAAATCAAGCTCATAACCGAAAGTAAAACCAAATGTTCAGAAGTAATGAATGAAGCTGTGTGGGATCTAAACTACCCTTCTTTCGCACTATCCACAACTCCCGGAGATTCGGTCACACGAGTCTTTCATCGGACAGTGACGAACGTTGGCTCGCCAGTGTCGACTTACAAGGCGGTCGTTAATGCTCCACCAGGACTCATAATTCAAGTTCAACCTAGTGTGCTTTCTTTCAAATCTCTTGGCCAAAAGCAATCTTTTACTGTGACCATCGGAGCACAACTCGGGAACTCTATGGTCTCCGGTTCTTTGATTTGGGACGACGGAGTGCATCAAGTGAGGAGCCCTGTCGTGGCTTATGCTTCCTTACTcgaatga